ACAGAAAGTATATTTATTGCCTTATGTACGAGGaatgtcgaaaaattctttcatttaGTTACAAATTTGGGTTCAACGATTGGAAGAAGCAGGTCAAAAAAATACCTCATAAATATCGTACACAAGGCATTTCCTGTGTAACTTGTGTACCATTTTGTCATCTTTTTCCTTAAAATGTAACTAGCTTTGTGCCAagctcggttttttttttatttattcgcagATCAAGTGGAGATCGTGAATTCGATGCAGACTTGTAACGGAAAGTGCACATATTTCAACGCCACGCTTGATTCCAGCGAAGTTTGCCAGTGCGACCTGTTCTGCATGGATAGACAAAACTGCTGTCCTGACTACGATgaattctgtttttctttcagtaAGTCAGTCGCTCCCAAATTCGAAACTTGATCCTGAAAAACAGTATTAATCACGAAACTTAACCACCGTTTTCGtgcctttttcttcctctgaAACAGCTGATTTCGACGATATCAGTACCTCGATTACAGAAGGTTTGCAGACGTTTTCCTTCGCTCCTATTCCCATTAGTCCCAAGGACGGCCTGGATCCAAATCCGCCAAAATGGCTGGACGATAAGACAAGCGAGAAACCGACCCCTAGCAGCACTCAACAAACCCTGGGTGAGCAAAACATCTCCTCAGGGAgactgagaattttttcacagactTGAAAGTTGTGCATCTTGAGTGATAATTCGATGAAGACCTACGAAAATTTATCTCGAATTCGACGAGGATCTCTAAAGATTCTGGAATTCGTAAGAATGCAGGATCAGAGGATTTTAGTGAAATTTGATTGTAGCTTCGTTGAGATCAGAAGACTATAAAATTACAGACATCGAATTTCGACTGAACAAAACATAAGTTTTTCGATTCGATTAACGTGTATTAGCAGATTCGCGTGCTGCTCGTGTTAATGACTCTAACTGCACAACACTGACTAGAtcgtatttaattaaaaaactaGTTTTTCAGCGTACATTTCACTCTTTATCAACTTAgcgtaaaaaaacaaaagagacACCGCTTGCAAGAAAATTTCTGTCCATCAATATTCGTACGATTTAGCTAAAACCGTGGCTGAAGGAATCAGCTGTTCGCTCAGTGAGCCGCCATATTGCTCCAACACCGCAGACTCTTTGAATCTCAGCGTGGAAATCATATAtacgttttcaaaatttaatttatcttCTGGGATTATCAGAAagtcttttaaaaaaaatatccagcaACGTTCGATTTTTAACTTCATACGACCGCTTTATGTTTTAAACGTCTCTTTGATATCCTGAAATAACGCGAATTTCTAAAAATCCTTCAGATATTATCAGAATTAACTAATCCTTTCCTGCAAAACAAAATACAGAAAGTTTCGCAAATCTATATTTCTAGGAAATTTCTGTGAATATGTTTCATtgcagtttttgtttttttttttcgaattttgcaGCGGTGACCGTCTCGAGTGAAGAAGTAGACGCCCAGAAATCAAGTCGAGATCCGCGGAAGTTTTCGCTTTCAGGAATTATTGCGATAGTTGCAGGCATCGCAGTAGTTATGATCGTTGGTGCAGGACTCGTCATCTTTTCTGTCTTACAAGTGCgcaataattacaaaaaaaattcgcgaaaatcgGCTCTCTCCGAAGACAGCGACGTCAGATTTCTCACCTCCGATGAAATGCTGGATTTCAATATCGCAAAACCTGAAGACATGGAACTTCCTTCATAAGTGCAACCGGTGAACTTGGTgggattttatttattcttttgaaaatggtGATCCGTTATTCCGAAAGAATATCTTTAACAAGGGTGAAAATATCTAAGCAGATAAGCCGGTGaatctcgaaaatttaggcaaaagatttaaattttatatcgtcaatagttacttttttttactgcagTTAGAAGTGAAAACCTTGTGAAAAGCGGATTTAcgtttgagagaaaaaaaaaatgaaaaattttcgtgcaCGTAAAAAGTCCTCAAAAACGATATAAATACGATATTTTTAGTTCTCATTAATATGTACCAATGAAAAACGCAATGAGGTGAGAAAAATCTCGCGAAAATCGGCACATTTAAGTCCGGAATGAAGATGTTTTTTACGTAACGGATTGTTATCAGCGGAAAATTACGCCCGCGTTACCTGATAATATATGTACTTCATTAATGGtataggaaaatatttatacataggtatacatgcGAATATACATTATTGATATTTGTAAAGTGTAGTTTCATGAATGAATTAGTTTAGAATTGTACGCAGTGATTTATccctttttcgaaaatatagaaagaaataaaacataaatcaaaataaatcCTAGCTTCGTTATTCTCAAGTGAATATTGCATGAAAGTCATATTCTGTGTCACACCATACTTCGCTATATTATTTGACTTGTGACgaggcaaaaattttttgatgattttccAAATCcttgtgtataaattataaaataataatacgtaaataaaattattaacgttTTTTTAAACTGACGATATTTCTCTTCAATCTTAATACACTTACAAAAGAAACTGTATTTTCACTGttttattgtataaataaacgcACAACACGTGAGAGAGTTGGAAAAAGTTAAAAGTGGAAAAACCATGATACACGATTTAAAGAAATAACTGACTTACCGATACTATTttgaactgaaaattatatcgCATCACGTATTGCAAGATTATATACCGCAAAAAACCTCGTGCAACACgaaatacttgaataaataaaattgctcCAATATCAAGGTGTATAAAAAACAATCCTGTTGAattaaaagagaagaaaaagtgcAAAAGTCGTGGCAATTACATACAcggtgcaaaaatttttttaccataattttattaaataaataaagtactTCGGTATCACAAAATTCGTGCGCCTTAAAATTAACATAATATACGCATAGTTATATTGATTCCtcttttttctatcttctACGCAGTGTATATAAACATAGACGCTCAATTTATTTGCAAAAGGCATCCAGCGCCTCGTAAATCCGATATTATATAATCCTAAAGCAAACTATAACTACAACTATCATATGCGTGAAAGTATTCGCAACATTGTTAATTAAATGCGATAAACGCGGATAACATCACGAATGCAAAATTGCTTGAAGTGTacgactttttatttttcttcttctctattttttttttttttttttttctttcttccattCAAAGCCCCGTCATTTTATGTATACAACTAGCGTAAAACCGTTCATCAGGTACCGTGTAATTAACTGTTCGGTATACATGTGACGCTGTTGGCTTAAGATTCTCACTATCGGTTACacatttaatatttaaattaccaCTGATATTGGGATTTCAATCGTTTCCCGCACGATGGGAATTGTTCAAGAATGAATCAAAGTAATGTAGGAACTagggtattattattattattattatatgtaagCTTGATAAATTACACGCGGTAATTCTTGTggcgagaaagaaaaaaaaatttaacatacatgaccagaaaaaaattctagttACATTAATCCTGTAAACGATGAATAATATGGAAATTGTCGATGCTacagatataaatatttttacaaaatattgcCTATGTAGTTTTATGTTAAGCAATTTTGATTGCCGtattgtgtataatttttccgtGACATATACGCGAATTGATAATGAACACCCGCGCTAGTAATTCATCggaaaattgatcaaaattcaattttagtgaggtaaaaatgattagagaattcacaaataattaattatacctaATTAGAGAGTTCTGattgcttgaaaaattttctgaaactgATATCTCGCTGTTTTctatttgtttcattttttcatcacctttCGTGCTATAAGATAAGTATTGGATTAGGTCGAATAtcactttttctaattttaagAAATCTTTACGTTTTCGAACCTGTAGAATTCGAAATAcaggtttttagaaaaatgtatGTCTGGATGTCGGATGATCTCGGAAACAATaggcatgaaaaattgtaatgtcCCGTTCAATTTGAACTTCCGGTTTTACGGGAAATAAATCGACTTTCAATGTTCTACCCTCAAACATATACTTTTTTCTCCTAAATACTTGTTCTAAATAAACGACTATATTTTTCCCAGCttatataattcatttttaagtaatcgtatgaatttttttttttattactaatttttctttcaaaactttttcatttagCTGCCAAGACCTatcagtttcaaatttttcactcggcCGTTTTCGAGTTCATCCCGGAAGTTTGTCGGACAAAGTGACAGACTCTTCCCTTTTCATGGTGACGAAAAGTATCgcgaaaaaacaatttttccaactcattttttttcttttcttatagAATATTTAGAAACCCTTTTCACTGTTGAACAGTCACCAAATTATCGAAACGTATCGACGACTTGTTCATCTTCTGAAAATCTCTTCGCGGATGAAAAGCAGCAAAAAATGGATCCCCGGAAAAATCTATACTAAACTAATTGCTCCAGAagtcaacgattttttttttctcttgtgaGGGAAAAGTGTTCTTCCCTGAGATTTCATGTATCTCCAGGGTCATTTCCGGGATCCTATTCCGTCCAAATTTCCGGATTTCTCTTACTTTTCCATAGTTATTACACTTGTATAACAGATTCCTGTTATCCAGAATCGGAAAAGAGTCGACtgaacgaaaagaaaagggtggaataaaaattactgtCTAAGAATCGCAAGGTAGTCTAAGTCGTTCGCTTCTCACTGGGATAATTCGGGGTTGGCTTATTAACGGTGCCCCAAAATAGTAGAAGACCGGTGGATTCGTGCCTGATGAAAAAGAGGAATGGACGGTCGGCAACGAGTCGTTTCTGACTACCGTCCCTGGTGAGAGTGACGGCGGTAACAGCGGCGGCCTCGGTTCCCTTCTCCGTAATGTCGATCTCAACGCGATGGATAACGTCTTCGGCAAAGAGGCCAGGATTGGTAAGCTCCAAGTTGTTACGAAGGTTGTCGAGGCCGTACGACGGTCGATTCTGACTGACGTAGTTGAGGAAGTCTTGATCGATGGGGCGAACCTGCCGCCTAGCGCGGTTTGAATGTGCCGCGCTTTTCCGGAGCGCTACCCGAAAGCTCCGCCGGCGGCGCTGCCGGTTAATCCGGCTGATACTGAAGCCCGTTGCCCACTGCTGCACGTGGTAGCCGCCAACTCTGTCGTCGTAACTGAAAAAGTTTCGCCTTAGCGGTGACGGCAGAGGTTTTGCGGTCTCTTCATCCTCGCCGAACCTGTTCGGGAACGAGATTTTGTCGTTTAGACCTACGCCTGCCTGCGTCTTCGAGGGATTCGCGAATTGATTGTTGTTCTGGAGCTGAGACGAGGCTCGTGTGTAACCTGGAGACAAAAGGCTCAGGTCAGCCGAGAGCGGGTCGAAGAGAGAGTTTAATCCCAACGACTGCAGAGCTCTGCTCAGACTCAATGTGCTCGACAACTTCATCCGTGGCAGCGCGATTATGCACGTTTCATTCTTCGTGCTTCCGATCAGATTTTCCAGCCTCTCGGCGCTCAGGCGACTTTCCAGATCCCGCAATGCGTTCACGCCTCGGTTCGTGGGAAGCACGACGTACATCGTCACCTGGAAGAAAAGAGCGGTGTTCTTTGGTGAAGGGTTTCAGAAGTATAGGTTGAGAATTGACTGGTCTGAGATTCTGTTTGCAATTATAGAACTAATTCCAATTACAAATATCATGTGTTATGTGTTATGTAGCAATCGTGAAGGGtgaaaaacaatattatttgAGACACAACTTCATCGATCTAATtgatatttgtaaattgaagccagatttcattttcagattTGAATTGTCCTAcccaatttataatttatcattttctggTAGTGTGCAATAGTTGTAAGTACGGGTTGTATTGAATGGGTAAGTTTCCGACTTCTGTCATTGCATATTTTCGAAGCTTACATCCAAGATTGATTGTAAATTGTTGAGAGATTTTTTAGAAGTTTTAGACTACTGAATTACGACGTCATATTGAAACTTGACCACCcacaatttttctctctctgagTGTTTGACGCAAAAGAGAAAATCTACGACTAACAAGTCACCTATTATCCATAAATTTTGATgacaaagaagagaaaaatgtttttttgtgGAAAACCGCataataaaattcgtttttcattgTGTATTCTACTTGACATTAACCTCATGTCACGAAATAAAAAACTCAATTGCGTACACAACGTTTTCTAGAACCTTGTATCCCTGAAGTTGACTCGAAACGATCAGCTGTTCACTCAACCTACCGCCATATTGTCCTAATTTCAGCCCACATTGTGGATCTCGATGAGCTTCGGTAAATCATATTTATTCCACAAGCTTTAAACTTACATTGAACCCGCAGTTGACAATTTAATGTATTTTTCCATTAAGGACTATTTAAGAAAATTGTCAACTTGAAGATCAAAACTTTTTGTTAGTTTCACCACGAGATAGTCGCACGTTAAGTATTCATTAGCAATATATTCGTTAATCCTGTGTTCAGAAgctaaaataatttttctggaAACACTACACAGAAAATACTAAAACTGTAAACAGAGTTTGGATATGAATCCTTCAATTCAACTTATCAAAAATCGTTTCGAAATAGCAGAAGATCTAGCAGATTAGTTCTATATCATTTCACGATAGCTTATTTTGTTGACAAAActtgtttttacaaattcaccggaacaaatatattttcaacggTCATTTCAATCTTGCTATTATTCTTTTGATGAAAACCAATACCAGTGCAGCGAGATTGTGTCAAATAgttttgtgaataaaattaagaataaatCAAGGGGATAAATACTCAATATGCGACGATTTCCTAACAAACTTAATGAAAAAGCATTGATTCTTAATTGACCAGCCTTCTATACCTCAACATCTCTAGAAAGTCActgtttttcatattcttcgACCCATACCTCTTTTCCCTTGTAAGGAAGCCCAACGATCTTAGCTTGCAGCTCTTTGTCCTCAAAGAAGGGAAATTCTCCACCGTTGAACATCATGTCGACATCGACGACCTCACCAGACGCAACGGTAAAAGGTTTCCTGAAAGACGATCAATGATTATATAATAACGAATTGAGTAAATTTATAGTTTAAACATATTTCAGGAAAACTGTAATACGAAAAGCCTTGGCACCAACCTTTTCGTGGCACCATCGATGAAAAACTGATTCCACTCTCCGTTAAAATACAGCGCAGACGCTATTATGACCTTCGTTTCAGGTGAAGGCGGTTCACGCAggatttcagaaatttttcctcGCGTCTTTTGACTCACCCAGGAGTTCACTTTTTCCTGAGCATCGCGACCATTCTTCTCGAAATCAAGGTTTATCACTTCACTCTTGTAGACGTCTCGGCTTACTGCCTGGAATTCTCTCCTGATTGGGTAGCCGTCCTAAGAAAACAATTCACGTGATATAGATTATCCAAGCCTTGAGAATCGTAAATAACTAAAAAACGGTCAAAAAGGGTCAAAGGGAGATAAATAATCTTACCCGGACGAATATTCCGCTGGCGAAGTAAGATTGCGGAGCGGGTATTCCGGGCGTGCCACTGACAGCATCGAGCAAAACACCGAACATCTGGTGAACAATTTCGGAATTTCTTGATATATCAACGCCAGCGTTGAATCCGAGCAGCGTGGAAACTTCCTCGAAGGTTTTTCCAGCCGAGCCCAAAAGCACCAAAGCCAAAGCAGCTGCGACGCTGAGCGGCGAAAATAtgacattttcattatttcctGCAGGAATTCCTCTTGCCTGTGTAGCCGAAACTGCCCCATCGACTCTCAAGGCAAACCGGGCTACGCCTTTGGATATCACGCTGTTTGCCTGTAAACGATTACTGTGATATCACAAAATGCtcataaattaattattattcaagtCGTAATTATCACTGTTTTTCGATCCCTTCGAATCatcgctaaaaaaaaattttcataaataaagaACACGCGTCTTCCTGTAGTGGGCGTCAAATCGGGTTTGCGAGATAAGGTACATCTATTAAAATCAATCTTTACCGAAAAAACAGTGATTTGCATATCTCACTTATGAATAAGAATGATCTAAGGCTCACGAGAGCTGAAATGTGTTTTGAATGCGCGTCGTTCTCGTCGCCATGACACCATTATCCAGTATTGAGGTTAGGTCCGGTATACCGGATAGTGAGGTTATGCGAAAGGTGTGCAAAGTAGAcgtattcaaatattatttaattcaacCTAAGCCTTTCATTTGCATTTGTATTCTGGGTAATTTTAAgcaggaaatttttcatgGAACAGTATCATTTTTTGGCtctcacattttcattttcacttttaccCAAAATTCGCGATACTAGTATTCTACTGAAATAGAACTCtaaagtttcaaaatgtatctgattatgtttttctttaaaaaatgcCCGTAGCAAAAATGTTGATTTGGACATGAAAGAATTCCAATGGTCGTAGTTTAGATTCaccgaaatttattttataatgcAAGTTTTCGAGATTGCATTTTTTCCAATCTAATTTTGAGATAGCTGTTTATGCCTCTGATATTGTCGAAATGATACTGATTTTccgattaaaaaatgttaaaatggCTTGATCTTTCCAcacagagaaaagaagaaacgtgTTACCATTTACCAAATAAAGCGATTACGggcaaacaaatatttttttaattaaaatacatGCCGCTCGTCACTGAATAatacaaattgtttttctgAAAGCATATTTTAATccatcaaaaaatttgtctgCGCATATTCGACCGCCGTATTAATTGATTTAAGTCATAAGCCCTTTCTCTATGCGTACTTTCAACCTTTAACCTAGTTtgtatcaaatattttattgtgatAGACGGTAGCAGATCGAAAAGTTAATCgatcgaaagaaaatattaccaGCATCTGCACGCTCGCCGATCGCGACTATATTCGTAGTCGGAGTTTCAAGTTCGCTTTAGTTCTCATCGAAACGTCGTGACGTGAACGCGCTGGATGTTGAGCGCACAGAAAATTTAGGGTTGAGCGTCACTGTCCGGCACGCATGCGCATTTTTTTGGGCACAGGCGTCGACGACACAATGCTGATAGACACGTTAGTCAGCGAGTTTGCGCAATCGAATTGAATAGGTAAGAGTTGTAAGTGATCGTTACTGAAACCTCGCAATACGCGGAGAAGTTAAATATAGCTAAGTGTGCACTGTTTGCGTAagattataaattaaatattaccAATTTACAGTCGATATTCAGTGGgttagaattattttttcttcatcgttgTAGacataaaacgaaatttttgcgaatttgCAAAATGCTGCGATCAAATATCGGATTTCTAGTTAAAATGAATGTGGTTTCACCCGATGATACTATATTGCTCTTTTCCctgtatttttaaaactcaATAGACGTTAgtttaaatctgaaaaaaaaatttctctgctATATTTGGCAAAGACAACGAACTTCTTTCAAGTTTTCATCATTGTCGATCaagaattcattcaaatagTTTCTCAAAACTTTCGGAGCAACACAACCCCGGAACTGTAAAATAAACTGTCCAAAGTCTCTCAAACTTTGATTATTTCTAAATCTGTTCGTTAAAAAAGTTTCTCTTGCAGTTGAATAATTCGTCAGTATTATTATAGATTTGGCAAAGTCACATCATTTTTCCGACTAATTTCTAAACATTTTCTGACGAATTTCGAGACCgaataaaaaactatttttcttctaaaattTTGGACCAACTCCCACGatgttggaaaatattatgaaGAACCCGTTATCTTAATACTCATGAGtcgtttgaatttcgaaactgTTTTTGAACGCATTTCGAGAGAGTCATAGTTTATTGGAATTCTTGACAAAGCTTTTCAGAGTCTTGCCGTTTACAGGgggattaaaaaattctttaaaaaaaaaacaccaatatattttaataaagactgcgaaaactttttcaattagtATCCGTTCAATATTTCAAGCCTGTCTTTTATGgcgtttttatttcaatcatatTTCAATCTCGTTAAACGTTATTATTTCCGCATCCTTAAAAAATTCCTTCTTCAAACTTACCCTTCTACTCCAAACTGCGGGCAATTGATCATTTTGCCCCGAGATCAGCGCCGAAGTTGGTGCTTGCGGTGAGCTGAACGCAGAAACGGCGGCGCGATTATcgttcaaaatattgttttcgaCAATCTGAGGACTCGATTGAAATCTCTGAGGTTTGACTGTTTTCGCAATCATCGAGTCGTAGGTATCAGGAAAGACGATCTGCCCCGTGGACCACGAAGCCAAGGTAATAAACAACAATGCCCGCTTCATTTCTGCAAAcaatcaaatataaaaaagattAGCTAACATGATTAGACGTCACGGTTTTTTGACACGCCCCTGTTACCACAGCGCTTTAAATCTTGATCATTATTACTCTACTCTAGTTTTATGGCAGTTGTTACAGCGTGGTACAAATTTGATAACGGTGCAGATTTTGAGCTCACGCTCATTGGCAGCGCAAACTTCGCTGACTTTTAATTAATCTTTCGTTCGTGAATATTTTCTTCCGGGAAAAATATGCGTGCATTTCtttctataaaaaaattctgtgtgGCGAAGTGGAATcgctatatatttttttaaatttaatataaaaatcagGTTTTTTGAAATCCTTATGGCAAAAATACGCATCTgctttttaaatttacttaACTTGTGGTATAAGTAGAAATAGTTCGTTAATTTGATAcaaattgttcgaaatttgttGTACATCCTTGCGAATGTGCTAAACATGCGCATAAGGAAActacaattaaaaaaaggaattaCTTTGCATTCCATTTGAATTCCCTATTATTTGTCAAAATATTCTTTTGACtagttttgaattttactCATCATTTCTactgaaatcattattttatttacaattttccgGTCACAAATCACAGATCTGAACCCTGTTCAAGTTGTACAacatagaagaaaaataatcttctaattttaatttaaattcataGTTTCATTCTTTACATATTTCACATATTTAGTAAATTTACTAAAACCGTTCAACGGTGTACTTATACAACTAATTACGCAAGCTTTCGTATATCGTTATACGAATTTTAATAGACTCGGTGTTAATTAAACATTGTAATGTATCCACATCGTCTTTCACTTTCACAAAACACGGTATGACATTTATACGAAGGAACATTTCAAccgaattttaaatatttctcaaaCAGGAAATTTTAACACACTTTCAACAAGTCATTTTAATGATAGATAAAATTTATGCCATGTAATTTTTTGAGtctcgcaaattttcaatcagcCCGATTTATCTCATAAAAACTAAGACGTGCG
This is a stretch of genomic DNA from Neodiprion fabricii isolate iyNeoFabr1 chromosome 2, iyNeoFabr1.1, whole genome shotgun sequence. It encodes these proteins:
- the LOC124174740 gene encoding serine protease inhibitor 28Dc-like gives rise to the protein MKRALLFITLASWSTGQIVFPDTYDSMIAKTVKPQRFQSSPQIVENNILNDNRAAVSAFSSPQAPTSALISGQNDQLPAVWSRRANSVISKGVARFALRVDGAVSATQARGIPAGNNENVIFSPLSVAAALALVLLGSAGKTFEEVSTLLGFNAGVDISRNSEIVHQMFGVLLDAVSGTPGIPAPQSYFASGIFVRDGYPIRREFQAVSRDVYKSEVINLDFEKNGRDAQEKVNSWVSQKTRGKISEILREPPSPETKVIIASALYFNGEWNQFFIDGATKRKPFTVASGEVVDVDMMFNGGEFPFFEDKELQAKIVGLPYKGKEVTMYVVLPTNRGVNALRDLESRLSAERLENLIGSTKNETCIIALPRMKLSSTLSLSRALQSLGLNSLFDPLSADLSLLSPGYTRASSQLQNNNQFANPSKTQAGVGLNDKISFPNRFGEDEETAKPLPSPLRRNFFSYDDRVGGYHVQQWATGFSISRINRQRRRRSFRVALRKSAAHSNRARRQVRPIDQDFLNYVSQNRPSYGLDNLRNNLELTNPGLFAEDVIHRVEIDITEKGTEAAAVTAVTLTRDGSQKRLVADRPFLFFIRHESTGLLLFWGTVNKPTPNYPSEKRTT